The genomic window CGCAGCGAGCATTGTCCGAACCGAAGTGAACCGCAGGAGTGCCCCATGACCGCACGAGAGGAACGACCCGGTGACGTGCTCTCGGTGGTGATGGCCGCCATCGATGACGAGGGCGACTGCGGCAGCTTCGCGACCGCCGAGATACATCGGGTGGTGCGCCGTGACCTCGACCCAGCACCGACACTCGACGAAGTCGCCGCGGCGTTGAACCTGCTCGCGCTGCCCAACATCAACGGACTCCGTGCAGACGGTGGTGGGTGGCAGATGGCCGACCCACCGGATGTGGTCGCGCGCCGACTGCATTACCTAGCCGATGCCGTCGCCGACTACCGGCACGGGTACCGCGACACCCTCCACCTGGACAACGACATCTACTGAAACCTCGGACCCAGTTCTCATCAGGACATCTGCAGACGCGGGTACCGCCGGTCACCGGCGGCCCGCGGGTGGCTGCGTCCATGGATACGGACGGTGCTTATCCATTGATTTCGACGGCAGCGGGGGCTGGTTTCAAGATCGAGTATCCGTGAACTCCGACGGCACCTTGTGTGGCGGGCTGGGGACCGGCGGAGCGTAGACGCGCCGTAGGCTACGGCCTCACTGTCAGATGGTGAGGCCGTAGCCTAGTTCCTCCGCGGCGACGGACCAGAACTGGTTCTCGCCGGCGACGGCAGCAGGGTCGATGCCGCGGAAGGTGGCGAGGGTCTGTTCTCCGTGCGCTTCCAAGGTCTCCTCGTCGTCCTCGTCGATGTGGCGGGCTTGCGTGCGGGCCTCGGTGTAGGCGCAGGCGCACGCGGCGAAGCGCTCGACGGTGGTGTTGACCAGCTCTGTGCCGTCGTCGGTCACGATCAGGACTTCGCCGTCGTCGGCGACGACCAGGGTCTGTAGCCCGTCGTCGTCAGCGAGGACTGTGCAGGCGTGGCCATCGGCCAATTGGGTGTGGGGATACGGTGCGCGCCACCAGGTGCCGGCGAACGGAACCATGCTGCCGCGCCTGCCGTCGAGGCTAGCCAGTGCCGCGTCGATGTCGGAGTCGTGTGTCATGTCGGGTCGTCCAGAAGGGGTGTCGTGGCGTCAATCCGCGCGGGGCGCACCGCAGGGACGCTACCGGAATTCAGAGACAGCCGATCTTGTATCTCTCCGCCCCGGCGCTGCCACCGGCAGAGCCACGGGAACGAGCAAGGTTCACTGACTCCAGCAGCTCCACCAACCCCAAAACGTTAGCGGCGTCGATACATATCTCGTTGTCGGCCACGGCCTCCCACTATGCCTCAACACCCCACCGCTGAGCCCACCACAGATGCCGTCCAAATTCGTGGACACTACCCCTGTCCGATTTCAGGGTGCCGTCGAAATCCGTGGACAGACGCCGTCCAGATCGATGGACGTAGCCACTGCGGGCGTCATTCCCTGGGGTTCTGGACCTATAGCGAGCTGTTGCACCTGCTGATCTGTGGACTGGTAGACCAACGGTTCTTCGGGGGTGTTAGCTCTGCGGCTCATTGTTGGTCAACCAAGCGATGCGGTGATCATGGTCGGCCGAACGCTCGGCATGCGGCAGAAGCGGATATTCGCCTAGTGCCTGTCGATCGCACAGCGGCTAGAACGCAACCGATGAGTAGGCAGTCGCGCCCGACACCCCACACAGCCTGGTTTGCTCAATGTTGTCTATCTAGGAAGTATTCCGCTCGCTTACGGTGACGCAATCGCATTATTGCAGGCAGTGGGTGTATTCCTTGCCAAGGTGCGGCGAAACTAGCGATACGCTGCATGAGTGCCGGTGCCGACTCCGATGTTGGCCGTCTCGGGTCCGCCCCCGAGCGATGACACCTGGGCGACAGAACT from Nocardia iowensis includes these protein-coding regions:
- a CDS encoding SUKH-4 family immunity protein, producing MTHDSDIDAALASLDGRRGSMVPFAGTWWRAPYPHTQLADGHACTVLADDDGLQTLVVADDGEVLIVTDDGTELVNTTVERFAACACAYTEARTQARHIDEDDEETLEAHGEQTLATFRGIDPAAVAGENQFWSVAAEELGYGLTI